One segment of Thermococcus sp. AM4 DNA contains the following:
- a CDS encoding ATP-binding protein gives MEFIDREKEMKVLEREWENRPSFVVLYGRRRVGKTRLMREFSKGRKTFFFTFPEAIKEVQMREFKRALASFLRDELILKVETDNWFDLLSYLAERAEDCLIVLDEFTYAIKSDRKILSDLQRVWDGILSEKNVMLVISGSLLGMMWDDVLSHASPLYGRRTRSLHLKPLDYPNALKFFEDKEYGIRAYMLVGGIPPYLRLASRYSSIEEFVREEFLSDYGLFYDEPYIILGEELRELKSYFSILRAIAEGNRRLERIANYLGLPARSVYPYIETLMRLGFVEKETPILGSRKVSLYRISDPVLLSWFVLTYPQMAEIASGTAKLADLYKVFSVRFEDLAREFLLFKRPFEFETLGRWWFRGEEIDIVALGGDIASLIEVKWRDLSERDAGRILKGLEGKAELVRFDGKFRFGIIARSVEGKEGLRKKCYLIWDLEDFY, from the coding sequence GTGGAGTTCATAGACCGCGAGAAGGAAATGAAGGTTCTCGAGCGGGAGTGGGAGAATAGGCCGTCTTTCGTCGTTCTCTACGGAAGGAGGAGAGTTGGAAAGACGAGGCTGATGCGCGAGTTCTCCAAGGGCAGGAAGACCTTCTTCTTTACGTTCCCCGAGGCGATAAAGGAAGTGCAGATGAGGGAGTTCAAGCGCGCCCTTGCCTCGTTCCTCAGGGACGAGCTGATACTGAAGGTTGAGACTGATAACTGGTTCGACCTTCTGAGTTACCTCGCCGAGAGGGCAGAGGACTGCCTCATAGTCCTCGACGAGTTCACCTACGCCATAAAGTCCGACCGGAAGATTCTGAGCGACCTCCAGAGGGTCTGGGACGGGATTCTGAGTGAGAAAAACGTCATGCTCGTCATCTCCGGCTCCCTGCTTGGCATGATGTGGGACGATGTTCTGAGCCACGCTTCGCCCCTCTACGGCAGGAGGACGAGGAGCCTTCACCTGAAGCCCTTAGATTACCCCAACGCCCTGAAGTTTTTTGAGGATAAAGAATATGGGATACGAGCTTACATGCTCGTTGGAGGGATTCCGCCCTATCTGAGGCTCGCTTCCCGCTACTCATCGATTGAGGAGTTCGTTAGAGAAGAGTTCTTGAGCGACTACGGCCTGTTCTACGACGAACCCTACATAATCCTCGGAGAGGAGCTGAGGGAGCTGAAAAGCTATTTCTCCATCCTCAGGGCGATTGCAGAGGGCAACAGGAGGCTTGAGAGGATTGCGAACTACCTCGGCCTTCCGGCGAGGAGCGTTTACCCCTACATCGAGACCCTCATGAGGCTCGGCTTCGTCGAGAAGGAAACACCAATCCTCGGGAGCAGGAAGGTGAGCCTATATCGGATAAGCGACCCGGTTCTGCTGAGCTGGTTTGTTCTGACTTACCCCCAGATGGCCGAGATAGCCTCGGGAACCGCCAAGCTCGCCGACCTCTACAAGGTTTTCTCGGTTCGCTTTGAGGACCTCGCGAGGGAGTTCCTTCTCTTCAAGAGGCCGTTTGAGTTCGAGACCCTCGGCAGGTGGTGGTTCAGGGGCGAAGAAATAGACATCGTTGCATTGGGAGGAGACATCGCCAGCCTGATTGAGGTTAAGTGGCGGGACCTGAGCGAAAGGGACGCGGGGAGGATTTTGAAGGGGCTGGAGGGCAAAGCAGAGCTCGTCCGCTTTGATGGAAAGTTCCGGTTTGGAATCATCGCGAGGAGCGTTGAGGGAAAGGAGGGGCTGAGGAAGAAATGCTACCTCATCTGGGATTTGGAGGATTTCTACTAG
- a CDS encoding M20/M25/M40 family metallo-hydrolase, translating into MKTERAKEILLQLLKIPSPSGQEDRLMLHIMEFLHRLDYDVKIESDGEIIDLVVNPEAELFYEVHVDTIPIRAEPFVRGNIIYGTGASDIKGGAAAILLMLEELRKENKDLNVGIVFVSDEELGGRGSALFMERYKPRMAVVLEPTDLEVHIAHAGNIEAYFEVDGKEAHGACPESGVNAIEETYKMLEELKKLEPFKAKGEFFDPHIGIQELVCENPVYLIPALCKGRLEARLLPEQEVEDVLDLMDPILDEYTKSYEYTEIWDGYRLEPDEEIVQLAKKAMDRTGLDEFGGMRSWTDAINFMYNGTRTIVFGPGNLDISHTKFERIDVRDVVTASEFLKALNEIYGGNEPKE; encoded by the coding sequence ATGAAGACCGAGAGAGCGAAGGAGATACTCCTCCAGCTTTTGAAGATACCCTCGCCTTCGGGCCAGGAAGACAGGCTCATGCTCCACATCATGGAGTTCCTGCACAGGCTCGACTACGACGTCAAGATAGAGAGCGACGGCGAGATAATAGACCTCGTTGTGAACCCGGAAGCGGAGCTTTTCTACGAAGTCCACGTTGACACCATACCGATTCGAGCCGAGCCCTTCGTCAGGGGAAACATAATCTACGGCACCGGCGCGAGCGACATCAAGGGTGGAGCGGCCGCGATTCTGCTCATGCTCGAGGAGCTGAGGAAGGAAAACAAAGACCTTAACGTCGGCATTGTCTTCGTCAGCGACGAGGAACTCGGCGGTCGCGGGAGCGCGCTCTTCATGGAGCGCTACAAACCGAGAATGGCCGTTGTCCTTGAGCCGACCGACCTTGAGGTTCACATCGCCCACGCAGGCAACATCGAGGCGTATTTCGAAGTGGACGGCAAGGAAGCCCACGGCGCCTGCCCGGAGAGCGGTGTCAACGCGATTGAAGAGACATACAAGATGCTGGAAGAACTCAAGAAGCTCGAACCCTTCAAAGCTAAAGGCGAGTTTTTCGACCCGCACATAGGCATTCAGGAGCTCGTCTGCGAGAACCCCGTCTACTTAATCCCCGCCCTGTGCAAGGGAAGGCTCGAGGCGAGGCTTCTGCCGGAGCAGGAGGTCGAGGACGTTCTGGATTTAATGGACCCGATACTCGACGAGTACACCAAGAGCTACGAGTACACCGAGATATGGGACGGCTACAGGCTCGAGCCGGACGAGGAGATAGTCCAGCTCGCCAAGAAGGCGATGGACAGGACGGGTCTCGACGAGTTCGGCGGAATGAGGAGCTGGACGGACGCGATAAACTTCATGTACAACGGAACGAGGACGATAGTCTTCGGCCCCGGCAACCTCGACATCTCGCACACCAAGTTCGAGCGCATAGACGTCAGGGACGTTGTTACGGCAAGTGAGTTCCTCAAGGCCCTCAACGAGATTTACGGCGGGAACGAACCAAAGGAGTGA
- a CDS encoding GNAT family N-acetyltransferase encodes MEIIRLTEENLPDFQGLYIEFFKELRGKQGWSPHAEAEYRVEATHYFKRGDIIFLAVENGKTVGFIRISSRDGSFWVEELFVRPEFRGRGIGRALVERAEEEVLKWDSALYLFVLPQDKDAIAFWKRLGYDTINTVELVKDLEPTPRDEGFHTVELLGERFKIFRWMGEKFSEDEKRFMELLEEFYRRGGTKEEFLRLVTRTLEGWLSEGGE; translated from the coding sequence ATGGAGATAATTCGCCTAACCGAGGAAAACCTCCCCGACTTCCAAGGGCTTTACATCGAGTTTTTCAAGGAGCTCAGGGGAAAGCAGGGCTGGAGTCCACACGCTGAGGCAGAGTACAGGGTCGAGGCAACGCATTACTTCAAAAGGGGCGACATAATCTTTCTCGCCGTTGAAAACGGAAAAACCGTTGGATTCATCAGGATTTCGAGCAGGGATGGAAGTTTCTGGGTGGAAGAGCTCTTCGTAAGGCCCGAGTTCAGGGGAAGGGGCATCGGAAGGGCGCTCGTAGAGCGGGCCGAGGAGGAGGTTCTAAAGTGGGATTCGGCTCTTTACCTCTTCGTCCTGCCGCAGGATAAGGACGCCATAGCTTTCTGGAAGAGACTCGGCTACGATACGATAAACACCGTCGAGCTCGTGAAGGACCTTGAGCCAACCCCGAGGGACGAGGGCTTTCACACCGTCGAGCTCCTTGGGGAACGCTTCAAAATCTTCCGCTGGATGGGGGAGAAGTTCAGTGAGGATGAGAAGCGCTTCATGGAACTGCTCGAGGAGTTTTACCGGAGGGGCGGGACGAAGGAGGAGTTCCTAAGGCTCGTCACTCGGACTTTGGAGGGGTGGCTGTCAGAGGGTGGGGAGTGA
- a CDS encoding GNAT family N-acetyltransferase translates to MIIREARPDDKPFIEEIARLTWGGEDYLARVFDDWLEDGGFYVLEVDGKVVGTAKLTILPGKVGWLEGLRVHPDYRGRGYGRKLHDFMLRLGERLAKEGKIEALEFATYFLNRESIAMAEKTGFRVKAKFFIFSAKTADFQPEKPEQIEPELSDLTLGLIPVGWRFVRRSEEALDWIRKNAHIYDFNGFRFLVSRRGATFTPLDVGLATLKAMLPAMAWVAEERGRGNFDVMLPSGVKPLLPGLKRLGLSLWDETEEPNVLVFRKRLVRG, encoded by the coding sequence GAGGCTAGGCCAGACGATAAACCCTTCATCGAGGAGATAGCGAGGCTGACGTGGGGTGGTGAGGATTATCTAGCACGGGTCTTTGATGATTGGCTTGAGGACGGCGGGTTTTACGTGCTCGAGGTGGACGGAAAGGTCGTTGGAACGGCAAAGCTAACCATTCTGCCCGGAAAGGTCGGCTGGCTCGAGGGGCTGAGGGTTCATCCCGACTACCGCGGAAGAGGCTACGGGCGAAAGCTCCACGACTTTATGCTCCGGCTCGGCGAGAGACTCGCGAAGGAGGGAAAAATCGAGGCCCTTGAGTTCGCGACCTACTTCCTCAACCGCGAGAGCATCGCGATGGCCGAAAAGACGGGCTTTAGGGTTAAGGCGAAGTTCTTTATCTTCAGCGCCAAAACTGCGGACTTCCAGCCAGAGAAGCCCGAGCAAATCGAGCCGGAGCTGAGCGACCTGACACTCGGCCTCATTCCCGTCGGCTGGCGCTTCGTGAGGAGGAGCGAAGAGGCTTTAGACTGGATTCGGAAAAACGCCCACATTTACGACTTCAACGGCTTCCGCTTCCTCGTCTCAAGGAGAGGAGCGACGTTTACGCCCCTCGACGTCGGCCTGGCAACTCTCAAGGCGATGCTTCCCGCTATGGCTTGGGTCGCTGAGGAGCGCGGGAGGGGGAACTTCGACGTCATGCTCCCGAGTGGAGTCAAACCTCTCCTGCCCGGACTCAAAAGGTTAGGTCTCTCCCTCTGGGATGAGACTGAGGAGCCGAACGTTCTGGTTTTCCGGAAGAGGCTCGTGAGGGGGTGA